The following coding sequences are from one uncultured Bacteroides sp. window:
- a CDS encoding aminodeoxychorismate synthase component I, with amino-acid sequence MKAYAREDATARINFLANARKPFVFIINYKQDCSYIEETDVINPAELKYNLNGYSNCHNTSIQKKGKKDIFWKTDPISFDAYKHSFRIVEKHILAGNSFLTNLTCSTPISTNLSLKEIFNHSEAPYKVWLKDHFVCFSPEIFVRIKQGAIYSYPMKGTIDASLPNAREQLLNDPKEIAEHATITDLIRNDLSMIAEEVKVLRYRYVKEIQTNQGLLLQTSTEICGKLATNYLSQLGELLFKLLPAGSITGAPKYKTTKIIDEAEGNERGFYTGIVGYFDGEQLDSAVMIRFIEQKEAKLFFKSGGGITSQSNAENEYQEMRQKVYVPIY; translated from the coding sequence ATGAAAGCTTACGCAAGAGAGGATGCCACAGCACGAATAAATTTTCTGGCAAACGCCCGAAAACCTTTCGTATTCATCATCAATTATAAGCAAGATTGCTCTTATATCGAAGAGACTGATGTGATTAATCCCGCGGAATTAAAATATAATCTCAACGGATATAGTAATTGCCACAACACGTCTATTCAAAAAAAGGGAAAAAAAGACATTTTTTGGAAAACCGACCCCATTTCATTTGATGCATACAAGCACTCTTTCCGCATTGTAGAAAAGCATATTCTAGCGGGCAACAGTTTCCTTACAAATCTTACATGCAGCACGCCAATATCCACTAATCTATCTCTGAAAGAGATCTTTAACCATTCAGAGGCGCCTTACAAAGTTTGGTTAAAAGATCACTTTGTCTGTTTCTCTCCCGAAATATTTGTTCGTATAAAGCAAGGCGCTATTTATTCATATCCTATGAAAGGAACCATCGACGCCAGCCTTCCCAATGCCCGAGAACAATTGCTCAATGATCCTAAGGAAATAGCTGAGCATGCAACTATCACAGATCTTATTCGCAATGACCTCAGCATGATAGCCGAAGAGGTGAAAGTTTTACGCTACCGATATGTCAAAGAAATACAAACGAATCAAGGTCTCCTATTACAAACTAGCACAGAAATTTGCGGCAAATTAGCAACGAACTATCTGTCACAGTTGGGCGAACTACTCTTCAAGCTTCTTCCTGCGGGATCGATAACAGGAGCTCCCAAATATAAAACCACAAAGATCATTGATGAAGCTGAAGGCAATGAACGGGGCTTTTACACTGGCATTGTTGGTTACTTTGATGGAGAACAACTGGATAGCGCTGTAATGATCCGCTTTATTGAGCAGAAAGAAGCAAAACTATTCTTCAAGAGTGGCGGTGGAATTACGAGCCAAAGTAATGCAGAAAATGAATATCAAGAAATGAGACAAAAAGTATATGTGCCTATTTATTGA
- a CDS encoding NUDIX domain-containing protein, translated as MNQDNNQELFPVVDEDGNIIGSATRGECHNGSKLLHPVIHLHVFNSKGELYLQKRPSWKDIQPDKWDTSVGGHVDLGESVEIALKREAKEELGITDFVPQKIIHYVFESARERELVFTHKTVYDGAISPSEELDGGRFWTVEEIKANIGKGIFTPNFESEIDKVISSEK; from the coding sequence ATGAATCAAGATAATAACCAAGAGCTTTTCCCTGTGGTAGACGAAGATGGAAACATCATCGGGTCAGCCACCCGTGGAGAATGCCATAATGGGAGTAAACTGCTGCACCCTGTTATCCACTTGCATGTATTCAATTCCAAAGGAGAATTATACCTTCAAAAACGCCCCTCGTGGAAAGACATACAACCTGATAAATGGGATACTTCCGTTGGGGGACATGTTGATTTGGGGGAGAGTGTAGAAATTGCCCTGAAACGAGAAGCTAAAGAAGAACTGGGCATAACAGATTTTGTGCCACAGAAAATTATTCATTATGTTTTTGAATCCGCTCGTGAACGAGAGTTAGTCTTCACACATAAAACAGTATACGACGGAGCAATATCACCAAGTGAAGAGTTGGATGGTGGTCGCTTCTGGACAGTCGAAGAAATTAAAGCAAACATCGGTAAAGGGATCTTTACACCCAACTTTGAAAGTGAAATTGATAAAGTCATTTCCTCTGAAAAGTGA
- a CDS encoding S-adenosylmethionine:tRNA ribosyltransferase-isomerase: MKENPKHIRISEYNYPLPDERIAKFPLPIRDQSKLLVYRHGEISEDIFTSLPSYLPSNSLIIFNNTKVIQARLHFKKETGALIEIFCLEPILPNDYALNFQQTEHAAWLCMIGNLKKWKEGKLHKEITIKDKKIILTASRGECHGTSHWVDFTWDDPSVTFADILEVFGELPIPPYLNRDTEESDKETYQTVYSKIKGSVAAPTAGLHFTPQVLDALKEKGIDCEELTLHVGAGTFKPVKSEEIEGHEMHTEYISVSQQTLKKLIENQGQAIAVGTTSVRTLESLFYIGVTLSHSPEASEDELHVRQWQPYETSSTTTPVEALQNILSYLERHNMETLHTSTQIIIAPGYDYKIVKAMITNFHQPQSTLLLLVSAFVKGNWKAIYNYALSHDFRFLSYGDSSLLIP, translated from the coding sequence ATGAAAGAAAACCCGAAACATATACGAATCAGCGAATATAACTATCCGCTTCCCGACGAACGCATTGCCAAATTTCCACTGCCCATAAGAGATCAATCAAAATTATTGGTTTATAGGCATGGAGAAATCAGTGAAGACATCTTCACTTCACTGCCCTCTTATCTACCCTCAAATAGTCTTATTATCTTTAATAATACAAAGGTCATTCAGGCTCGACTGCATTTTAAGAAAGAAACAGGCGCACTTATAGAAATCTTCTGTCTCGAACCCATACTACCTAATGATTATGCACTCAACTTTCAGCAAACAGAACATGCGGCCTGGCTTTGCATGATTGGTAATCTAAAAAAATGGAAAGAGGGTAAACTTCACAAAGAGATAACTATCAAAGATAAAAAAATTATTCTTACCGCTTCTCGCGGAGAGTGCCACGGCACTAGCCATTGGGTAGACTTCACATGGGATGATCCTAGTGTTACTTTTGCCGACATACTCGAAGTTTTCGGTGAGTTGCCTATCCCTCCTTATCTAAACCGTGATACAGAGGAGAGTGACAAAGAGACCTATCAAACCGTCTATTCAAAGATTAAAGGTTCCGTTGCCGCTCCTACCGCCGGACTGCATTTCACTCCTCAGGTATTGGATGCTCTAAAAGAGAAAGGGATAGATTGCGAGGAACTGACACTGCATGTGGGGGCAGGAACGTTTAAACCCGTAAAGAGTGAAGAAATTGAAGGGCATGAGATGCATACAGAATATATATCTGTTTCGCAACAGACATTGAAAAAACTAATAGAAAATCAAGGACAAGCAATTGCTGTTGGTACCACTTCTGTACGAACTTTAGAAAGCCTCTTCTACATCGGAGTAACGCTCTCACATTCTCCGGAAGCATCAGAGGATGAACTTCATGTGCGTCAATGGCAACCGTATGAGACAAGTTCTACAACCACCCCTGTCGAAGCACTACAAAACATTCTTTCTTATTTGGAGCGCCACAATATGGAAACGCTTCACACCAGCACCCAAATCATTATTGCACCCGGATACGACTATAAAATAGTGAAAGCGATGATAACCAATTTCCACCAGCCACAAAGTACGTTGTTGCTTCTGGTTTCAGCTTTTGTCAAAGGAAATTGGAAAGCCATCTATAACTATGCGTTAAGTCACGATTTCCGTTTTTTAAGTTATGGAGATTCTTCTCTATTAATACCTTAG
- a CDS encoding DUF2027 domain-containing protein: MKIGDKVRFLSEVGGGIVKGFKGKDVILIEDADGFDIPMLARECVVIETDDYNLKRKSAPVAVQEEPVAKVSRPEIISPPVEMRGGDSLNVVLAFVPVDVKAISSTSFEAYLVNDSNYYLYYTYLNVEGAAWNARSHGLIEPNTKLFLEEFSKEVLNEMERLNVQLIAFKDGKSFASKVPVNVELRIDIVKFYKLHTFRESVYFETPALIYDIVKNDAPAKQVHVSAEEIQEALLQKKEPRPRIQPLVKHEIKNAILEVDLHADELLDNTNGMNNSEILSYQLDKFREIMERYKEKREQKIVFIHGKGDGVLRKAILEELKRKYKTCKSQDASFQEYGFGATMVTIK, from the coding sequence ATGAAAATCGGAGATAAAGTACGATTCCTTAGTGAAGTAGGTGGAGGAATTGTAAAAGGATTCAAGGGTAAAGATGTCATCTTGATTGAAGATGCTGATGGTTTCGATATTCCAATGCTTGCTCGCGAATGTGTGGTGATTGAAACAGATGATTATAATTTGAAAAGAAAATCAGCGCCTGTTGCTGTACAAGAGGAACCCGTGGCTAAAGTTAGTCGTCCTGAGATAATCTCTCCTCCAGTGGAAATGCGTGGTGGTGATAGCCTGAATGTTGTTCTGGCTTTTGTTCCGGTTGATGTGAAAGCTATTAGTTCCACTTCTTTTGAGGCGTATTTGGTCAATGATAGTAATTACTATCTATATTATACTTACTTGAATGTAGAGGGAGCAGCTTGGAATGCTCGTTCTCATGGCTTGATAGAGCCGAATACAAAACTTTTTCTTGAAGAATTTTCAAAAGAGGTTTTGAATGAGATGGAACGTCTGAATGTGCAACTCATTGCATTTAAGGATGGTAAATCCTTTGCATCTAAGGTTCCAGTTAACGTGGAATTGCGTATTGATATTGTTAAGTTCTATAAATTGCATACATTCCGTGAATCTGTTTACTTTGAAACTCCTGCGTTGATTTACGATATTGTGAAGAATGATGCGCCTGCTAAACAAGTACATGTGTCGGCTGAAGAGATTCAGGAAGCATTGTTGCAGAAAAAAGAGCCTAGACCAAGGATACAGCCATTGGTGAAACATGAGATAAAGAACGCCATTCTTGAAGTTGATTTGCATGCCGATGAACTTTTAGATAATACGAACGGTATGAATAATAGCGAGATACTCAGTTATCAACTGGATAAGTTTCGTGAAATAATGGAACGCTATAAGGAGAAACGTGAACAGAAGATTGTTTTCATTCATGGAAAAGGTGACGGTGTGTTACGTAAAGCAATCTTGGAAGAGCTTAAACGAAAATATAAAACCTGTAAGTCTCAGGATGCTTCCTTTCAGGAATATGGCTTTGGGGCAACAATGGTCACTATAAAATAA
- a CDS encoding DUF4249 family protein, whose product MNSAIADRTNNNNYSYESKYKANYHSDIYNEGISEPIKIPSNVQGGTGIVGVSIESNVLLHIPGL is encoded by the coding sequence ATGAACTCTGCTATTGCAGATAGAACAAACAACAACAATTATTCTTATGAAAGTAAATACAAGGCTAATTATCATTCCGATATTTATAATGAGGGAATAAGTGAGCCTATAAAAATCCCAAGCAATGTGCAAGGAGGAACGGGAATAGTCGGAGTAAGTATTGAGTCGAATGTATTGCTTCACATCCCAGGCTTATGA
- the hemW gene encoding radical SAM family heme chaperone HemW has product MAGIYIHIPFCKTRCIYCDFYSTTKSNLTNDFIQALCKEIKMRKDYLKGEPVETIYFGGGTPSQLSLQDFQKIFQTINEIYATSSCKEITLEANPDDLTPQYLDQLSQLPFNRISIGIQTFNDPILKLLKRRHSSSQAIQAVAKAREAGFNNISIDLMYGLPGETEETWLKDLKQAIALKPEHISAYHLIYEKGTPIYKMLHKQQVKEVDEEKSILFFTQLTQQLAKAGYKQYEISNFCLPDKYSCHNTSYWQGVKYLGCGPSAHSFDGKTREWNISSLTQYIKGIEENNRIHTTELLDTNTLYNELIITSMRTCWGLSLEKLSEAFGKEYYDYCLKAANKYIVGNLLEIENNHLKLTPKGLFVSDGIMSDLLKI; this is encoded by the coding sequence ATGGCAGGAATTTATATACACATCCCTTTCTGTAAGACCCGCTGCATCTATTGTGATTTCTACTCAACCACCAAAAGCAACCTGACAAATGACTTCATTCAGGCTCTCTGTAAAGAGATCAAAATGCGAAAAGATTATTTAAAAGGAGAGCCTGTAGAAACAATCTATTTTGGAGGAGGAACTCCTTCTCAATTATCGCTACAAGATTTTCAAAAGATATTCCAAACTATCAATGAAATTTATGCAACATCTTCTTGCAAAGAAATCACATTAGAGGCAAATCCCGATGATTTAACGCCCCAATATCTAGATCAACTCTCGCAATTACCTTTTAACAGAATCAGCATTGGCATACAAACCTTTAATGACCCTATCCTAAAATTATTAAAGCGACGTCATAGCTCTTCCCAAGCCATCCAAGCCGTAGCAAAAGCCAGAGAAGCTGGATTTAATAACATTAGCATAGATCTGATGTATGGCTTGCCTGGCGAAACAGAGGAGACGTGGCTAAAAGATCTTAAGCAAGCCATAGCATTAAAGCCTGAGCACATTTCTGCTTATCATCTTATTTATGAGAAAGGAACACCTATTTATAAAATGCTACATAAACAGCAAGTTAAAGAAGTTGATGAAGAGAAAAGTATTCTCTTCTTTACACAGCTAACTCAGCAGCTTGCTAAAGCCGGATATAAACAATACGAGATATCTAATTTCTGCCTACCTGACAAATATTCTTGTCACAACACTTCATATTGGCAGGGAGTCAAGTATCTTGGATGCGGGCCATCCGCACATTCGTTTGATGGAAAAACAAGAGAGTGGAACATTTCATCATTAACGCAGTACATCAAAGGCATAGAAGAGAATAATAGAATTCACACAACTGAATTGTTAGATACGAATACTCTCTATAATGAGCTAATAATAACATCAATGCGCACTTGTTGGGGCTTATCTCTAGAGAAATTATCAGAGGCTTTCGGAAAGGAGTATTACGATTATTGCCTGAAAGCAGCTAATAAATATATCGTTGGCAATTTATTGGAGATAGAAAACAACCACTTAAAACTCACACCTAAAGGATTATTTGTTTCCGATGGAATCATGAGCGACTTGCTAAAGATATAA